The genomic stretch CGCCCCGCTTCCAATTTGATCGCGCCCGTTCTCACTGCAATTTCCGGCATTTCCGCCGTCTTATCGAAAAATTCCCCGTCCAGCGGACGCAATTGCCAATGATGCCGCCCATATATGAGCGTGGCCGTTTTCGAGAATTGATTCCAGCCGATATCCCCGTCCAACCAGTCGGACAAATCTTTTAGCGGCACATAAAAATGCCCGTTTTGCAGCGCAGCCTGCCGCAAGTTCAATGTTTTGCGCTGTGCGCCGTCGTGCCAAACGAGGTTTAAACACGTCGGCGATTTACTCTCGGATTTACTCTCGGATTTACTCTCATGATCGGCTATCGCCGCCAACATATTCCGGAAATCTGCCGCTGTCACGTTGCGCGGCGGTATTTTGGGGCCCAACGGGAAGTGGACGGGCCGTACTTTTTCATTGAGCGCGGCAAAATGGTAGCCCTTCTCTTTAAAAAAGCGGATAATATCCGGCAGCGCTTTGACGGACTCGGCATGTCCCGCCCCGTCATGCAAAAGGACATGCACCTCCTTGGGGAACGGCCCTTTTTTGACGTTGGCCACAATCTCCGCCGCCGGAACGCCTTTACGCTGCGAGTCGCCGCTGTCGATATTCCAATCGTATACCTCGTATCCAGCCTGATCGAGATAGTAGAAATAAAAGGCGTCAAAATGGTTGTACGTTCCTCCCGGCGCCCGCAAAAGCTTCGGCCGAACGTCGGCAACCCGGGCGATGATCGCCTCGGTGCGCTGAATTTGCTCCCAGAAGTCGGCGAAATCCCGATAAATCTCCGCATATTGATGATTAAACGTATGGTTTCCGAGCGCATGGCCTTCCCGCACGATCCGCCTGATTGCATCCGGATGGGACTGCGCGTTATTCCCCAGCACAAAAAAAGTCGCCTTGATTTTTTCTTCTTTTAAAATATCCAAAACTTCCGGCGTCAACGCGCTCGGCCCGTCGTCAAACGTGAGATAGACGGTCGGTTGCTCGGGATGTGCGAACGTTTTTGGCGACGGCGGCAGCTTCTCTTGCTTCAGTTCCAGGTAAACCGCGTTTTGCCCGGCGCCATTGGCGGCCGCCCCGACAGCGGCAAATCCAAATATCAGCCAAAAAGATAACATTGCCCCGCAGAGCAGTTTGCTTGTTTTGCGAAAATGTCCGTTCATATGAAAAGCCCCCATATATTTTGGCGAAACATGCTTCGCTAGAATATATGGGGGCTTTGGCAGCGATATGACTTTTCTTATGCGTGCGATATGCGCGGCATCGGCATGTTCCTGCCTTACTGCGCTACTTTTACCCAAGCGCCTTTCTTATCGGCAGAGGCGATTTCCGCCTCCACAATCGCGATGCTGTCCATCGTGCTGCGCGGATCCGCCTTCGTAACGGGCTCATTGTTGCCGAGCGCCTCAACGAAATATTTTAACTCGTAATAGTACCCCATATCCGGGGGAAGGTCGACGATAAAACCGGGGGCAGCTTCCGGATTGACTTTCAAAACATTGCCCTGGAACACGATGTTTCCGTGTTCAAAGTTGACGCGAAAGCCCATCTCAAAGCCGTAATCGCCCTGCAGGGTCCAATCGGCCTGCGCGTTCACCACTTTCCCATCCGCATACTTGTAATGCGTGGACACTACATCGTAGCCGCTGCCGGGTATCACGACGCGCGCCTGCGTAGAAACTTCTTCCGGTTTGCCGAACAGCCAGTTGACCATATCGGTGTCATGGACATGCATATCCAGCATGGCGCCGCCGCTTTTTTCTTTCTGCGTAAGCCAAGCTCCCCATGTTGGCGTACCGCCGCCGCGGTAGAAATAGCCGCTGATGGCGTTGCCGTAAGTGCCTTTCTCGACAACCTCTTGCAAATATTCATACGCCGGCCAGAAGCGCAGACATTGTCCGATCATCAGCGTCTTGCCGTTCTGTTCGGCCGCCCGCACCATCTCTTCGCATTCCCTGACCGTGAGCGCCATCGGCTTTTCGCACAAAACATGCAGCCCCTTGCGCAAACATTGCACGGATACATCGCGGTGCAAAAAAGTCGGAAGCGTAATGTCGACCATATCCAGTTGCTCTTTTTCCAACATTTCTTGCAACGATACATATTTGGCAAACCGGCTGAAATCGATTGCCGAAGAACCGGCGTCGATGTTCCCGCCGGAAGATTGCCCGGACAGCTTGTTTTGATCGATATCGCACAGCGCCACAACCTGAATGGGCAACCCTTCCTGCTCCAAACGAAGATAGTTTTCCAGGTGCGCCCTGCCCATAAAGCCCAATCCGATAAGCCCGATTTTGATCATCAGCGTTTTGTCCTCCCCAGGATGGCGTCCATAGAAGCCGAAGTATTGTAAACAATTTGCGTCGTAAAATGCGTATAAGGCGGGATCATCTCGGCGGTCACGAAATCGTCGTAGCCGACTTCCTTGAGCGCCTTCACGACTTCAGGATAGTTCACGTCGCCGGCGAGCAAATCGACAAAGCCGGACAATCCGCCCGACTCGCGCCGGTAGTCTTTGAAATGGACTTTCTTGATCCGCTTGTTCAAGATGCGGATCCAATGCTCGGGATAACCGGAATAAACAACATTGCCGACATCAAAATAAGCCCCGACATAGTCCGAGTTGATTTGGTCGATAAAGTTCCGCATTTCAAGCGGCGAAAGCAAAAACTTGTTCCAGACGTTTTCAATGCCGATCGCGACCTGATGCGCTTTGGCCTCTCCGGCAAGCCGCGACAGCGCCTCCAACGCGTAGTCGTAAGCCCGGTCGTACGGGACCACCTCGGAATTCGGAATAAAGTCGACGCCGACCGCCCCCGGAACGACAAGAATCGTATCGACGCCAAGTATGGACGCGAACTCCAACTGTTTTTTCACAATGGACTGCGCTTTCTCGCGAATTTCCGCTTTGCTGCTCGTGAGCGAATAGTCCCAATACAATCCGCTTGCCAGGCTGGACAGCGCAATCCCCGTATCCTCGGCCAGTTTTCTGTACTCCTGAATTTCTTCGGTTGTGCTTTCCAGACTTAATTGCCCTGTTTCGTTCAAAGCCAGTTCGATTCCGTCGAATCCGGCGTCTTTGGCGATTTTGATACAATCTGCGATTTTGGCATTTGGGGGAAACGACCAGATGTTGATGCCTTTTTTCATACACATCTCCTCCTAAACGCCATTTTAATAGGAATGGAGCGATTCGCCTTTATGCAAAAAGCCGTTTTTTTTGCAATTTTGATATGTTAAGATGATTTTCAAACAAGGCCTGAAAGGATGACTGCCGTGAAGTTTGAACGGCTGACGCTTGCCGAATCGTTATCGATCCGCAAGCTGATTTCATTCCATTATTTCGAATACGCAAAAGGGTATATGTTCCCGGGAGAGCAGCATGACTTTTGGGAATTTCTCTATGTGGACAAAGGGGAAGTGGAAGTCCGCGCCGACGAGCGCGTCCTTGAGCTCAAGCAAGGCATGATGATTTTCCACAAACCGCTGGAATTTCACACGGTTTATGTCGATCAGGCGCATAAGCCGCCGAATCTCATTGTGATCGCATTCGAGTGCGTATCGCCGTTTATGAACCATTTGGAAAATAAAGTGTTGGCGCTGGGAGACCGGGAGCGCAATCTGCTTTCGGAAATTTTGCAGGAAGGCTTTCAGGCGTTTATTCCGCCTTTCGACAACCCGGCCGTGCATCGCTTATCGCGCAATCCGAACGCGCCGTTTGCCGGCGAGCAAATCGTCAAATCATCTCTGGAAATGCTCTTGATCAACTTGATTCGTCAGCAAATTGCGAACTCCGCAGGACAAGAACCGCGCAAGCTTTCCTCCATGCAGCAGGAAAAAACCGAGCAGCGCATTGTGCGGCAAATTACCGCCTATATGCGGAATCATCTCGCCGAGCCGCTGTCGCTTGACGATCTCTGCCGGGAAGTGCATTTGGGAAAAAGCCGCTTAAAAGAAATCTTTAAAGCGCAAATTGGCACCAGCGCATTTGATTATTTTAAGCGGCTTAAAATTGCCGAAGCGAAAACCTTGATCCGCGAAGAACAGTACAATTTTACCGAAATTGCCGCCAAATTGGGATACGGAAGCATCCATTATTTCTCCAAAGATTTTAAAAAGGCGACAGGCATGCCTCCTTCCGAATATGCGCGTTCGGCAAAAGCGCGCGCGCAACTTTAAGGCGATCTCGCCCCTTCATTGCGCTATGTCCCGCTTCGCCATGTCCTGATTATGGAAATTCCAGTTTTGCGTTTCGATCGAGATCACGTGGCTGTTCCTTCTGATGTGCTCAAGTGATTGCGGCAGTTGCTCAAGCGTTTTCATTTTGATGCTGAATTTGGCTTTCATGACGGTCCGGGCGTCATCCGCGCGCGCCGCCGATTCTTCCGGCTTGATATTCACATTCACCACCTGAATATCATGCTGCCCGAACAGGTTGGATATTTCCCCGAGCGACTGCTCGCCATCGTAATAGCAAATCACGACATCCTGCTGTTTTTTGTTGCGCAGCAAATTTTTCTCCAGTTTGTTTAAAACGAACAGACTGATGAGCACCATGACCGTTGACAATACGGCTACATAATAGAAACCGGCGCCCACGCACAGGCCGATCGCCGCCACAACCCAAATCGACGCGGCCGTAGTCAAGCCGGATACGATCGAGCCGTTGCGCATAATTGCCCCGGCGCCCAAAAAGCCGATGCCGGAAACCACTTGCGCCGCCAACCGCGCCGGGTCAACCCGCACGTTCAGTTCATTCACAAACTGGTTGAATCCATAAATCGACAAAAGCATAATGGCGGAAGATCCGATACATACCAAAATATGTGTTCTTAGCCCGGCGGCATGATTGTTCCATTCCCGTTCGAAGCCGATTACGCCGCCCAGCGCAGCAGCCGCCAATATGCGCAAAGTTAAATCCCACATGCTGATTTGCCAAACATTTTCCATCTCATGCATCACCCTTCTGTGTCGATAATAAAAAAACAGCGTTGCCATCCGGCCCCTTTTATTAGCCGCGCCCCGAATATGAAAAAGACGCAAAGCATACCCCGACATCGATTCCTCCTAAAAGAGAAGGAGAATTGTCTTTCGGGTTGTCTCCACGTCTCCACCCAAGACATTCGCATTTGATTAAATTCTTGCTTTCATCATAACACGATCCGGGCCAGGCAACAATCGCCGGGTTCATTTACCGGCAAGCTTTTTGATTTCATTAAGCACTTCCGCAACATGCCCCGCGACCTTGACTTTGCGCCACTCTTTCACCAGCGTGCCGTGTTTGTCCACGAGAAACGTCGAGCGCTCCACGCCCATATACTTTTTGCCATACATGCTTTTCTCTTTCCACACATCGAACAATTCGCATACCTTATGATCGGTGTCGGCCAAAAGCGGAAACGGAAGTCCGAACTTGGCGGCAAATTTCTCATGCGACTTTACCGGATCGGGACTTATGCCGAGCACAACGGCGCCCGCGCCGGAAAAATCGGCATGCGCATCGCGAAAATCGCACGACTCTGCCGTACAGCCGGGTGTCATGTCCTTCGGGTAAAAATAAAGCACCACGGGCTGCCCGCGAAAACCGCCCAGCGATATTTCGTTTCCGTTCGAATCCGGCAGCGTAAAGTCCGGCACCGGTTGTCCAATTTGCACTTGCGCCATTTTCCCGCACTCTCCTTCAAAACAAATTTACTCAAGCAAACACTGGTCAATGTACGCCTCCGGGGTAAATACGGGCACATATTTGCGGGCGATTGCGGCGAAAGCGGAATCGCGCGTGATCAACTGTCCGTCCCGCCCTATGGCCTGCGCAAGAATGAGGCTGTCGAAAGGATCCAGGGATTCCTCGCATTGTAGGGAGTTTGCTTGTTGTACATCTGCTGCCTCCGGTGCGATCCATGTCATGATGAGCTGCAGCCGCCGCAAATCGGATTCAATCTCTTCTTGGGGCCAACGTTTTTTTCTTCTGAGCGCGTAACGAACTTCCATCAAAGAGATGAAACTAAGCTCGTTTTGGATCGCCTTCCGCTCGCCCAATTCCAAAATTGTCGCAGGCGCCACCCACAACGGCTTGCCGGAAATAGTTTCTTGTTCGGCGGTCAACCAGTTGATGACAACATCGCTGTCAAGAATCAATTTTTCCATATAAATGTTCCCTCAACGCCCGAAGCCTTGCATTTTCTTCTTCCCGTTCCCGCTCATCCGTTGCCGCGTATTTCCCAAGCAGCTCCCTTACCAGACTTGGCTCCGGTTTTGCCGCGGTCTTCCGTATTTTCCGAATTTCCAGCCGCTCTCCTTGCCAAGTCAGTTCCAACTGGTCTCCCGGTTGAAAATTAGCCGCTTCGCGAATCTTCTTCGGGATGACCAATTGCCCTTTTGAAGACAATGTGGAATACTCCGGCATACGATTGCCTCCGTTCCATATTTGCTCTTCTTACTTTTATCATATGAAATTCCAAAAAGTAAGTCAACTTTTCTTGTTCAAGTCCGCCAATGCAAGTCAAGAATCGGAGGCTTCGCTTTTTCTTTTCAATTTTGTCGCGTACGGCAACCGCCAAAACCGGCAGATGTTTAAATGGAACAAGCCCATATGGCGAATATATAATATATTTTGGAAAGACCACCGGCCGGGGTCCTTCTAATATTCTCAGCACACATAAGGAGAAGGGGGATTCACTTGAAGAAGTCATTGATCATCGGTCTTTCTGTCTTATTCATGTTCAGCGCACTTTTACTAAGCGCTTGTTCATCAGGCAAAGACGCCGGAAATTCAAGCACTTCCGCGAAAACTACAAACCAACCTTCTGAAAGCGCCAACAATTCATCATCACCGGCGCCTTCCGCCACCGATGCGGATCCGTTCGGCGGTTGGGTGGAAGGCTTGCCGAAAATCGAAGCTCCGGCAGGCTTTGATTGGAAACAGTTTGCCGGAACAACCCTGAACGTCATTACGGAAAATACGCCTCC from Bacilli bacterium encodes the following:
- a CDS encoding polysaccharide deacetylase family protein is translated as MNGHFRKTSKLLCGAMLSFWLIFGFAAVGAAANGAGQNAVYLELKQEKLPPSPKTFAHPEQPTVYLTFDDGPSALTPEVLDILKEEKIKATFFVLGNNAQSHPDAIRRIVREGHALGNHTFNHQYAEIYRDFADFWEQIQRTEAIIARVADVRPKLLRAPGGTYNHFDAFYFYYLDQAGYEVYDWNIDSGDSQRKGVPAAEIVANVKKGPFPKEVHVLLHDGAGHAESVKALPDIIRFFKEKGYHFAALNEKVRPVHFPLGPKIPPRNVTAADFRNMLAAIADHESKSESKSESKSPTCLNLVWHDGAQRKTLNLRQAALQNGHFYVPLKDLSDWLDGDIGWNQFSKTATLIYGRHHWQLRPLDGEFFDKTAEMPEIAVRTGAIKLEAGRVRISLRLAAQLFDCEIVSVKISRGTGMIELRDKSAPRQ
- a CDS encoding Gfo/Idh/MocA family oxidoreductase, translated to MIKIGLIGLGFMGRAHLENYLRLEQEGLPIQVVALCDIDQNKLSGQSSGGNIDAGSSAIDFSRFAKYVSLQEMLEKEQLDMVDITLPTFLHRDVSVQCLRKGLHVLCEKPMALTVRECEEMVRAAEQNGKTLMIGQCLRFWPAYEYLQEVVEKGTYGNAISGYFYRGGGTPTWGAWLTQKEKSGGAMLDMHVHDTDMVNWLFGKPEEVSTQARVVIPGSGYDVVSTHYKYADGKVVNAQADWTLQGDYGFEMGFRVNFEHGNIVFQGNVLKVNPEAAPGFIVDLPPDMGYYYELKYFVEALGNNEPVTKADPRSTMDSIAIVEAEIASADKKGAWVKVAQ
- a CDS encoding sugar phosphate isomerase/epimerase family protein, with product MKKGINIWSFPPNAKIADCIKIAKDAGFDGIELALNETGQLSLESTTEEIQEYRKLAEDTGIALSSLASGLYWDYSLTSSKAEIREKAQSIVKKQLEFASILGVDTILVVPGAVGVDFIPNSEVVPYDRAYDYALEALSRLAGEAKAHQVAIGIENVWNKFLLSPLEMRNFIDQINSDYVGAYFDVGNVVYSGYPEHWIRILNKRIKKVHFKDYRRESGGLSGFVDLLAGDVNYPEVVKALKEVGYDDFVTAEMIPPYTHFTTQIVYNTSASMDAILGRTKR
- a CDS encoding AraC family transcriptional regulator gives rise to the protein MKFERLTLAESLSIRKLISFHYFEYAKGYMFPGEQHDFWEFLYVDKGEVEVRADERVLELKQGMMIFHKPLEFHTVYVDQAHKPPNLIVIAFECVSPFMNHLENKVLALGDRERNLLSEILQEGFQAFIPPFDNPAVHRLSRNPNAPFAGEQIVKSSLEMLLINLIRQQIANSAGQEPRKLSSMQQEKTEQRIVRQITAYMRNHLAEPLSLDDLCREVHLGKSRLKEIFKAQIGTSAFDYFKRLKIAEAKTLIREEQYNFTEIAAKLGYGSIHYFSKDFKKATGMPPSEYARSAKARAQL
- a CDS encoding MgtC/SapB family protein, yielding MENVWQISMWDLTLRILAAAALGGVIGFEREWNNHAAGLRTHILVCIGSSAIMLLSIYGFNQFVNELNVRVDPARLAAQVVSGIGFLGAGAIMRNGSIVSGLTTAASIWVVAAIGLCVGAGFYYVAVLSTVMVLISLFVLNKLEKNLLRNKKQQDVVICYYDGEQSLGEISNLFGQHDIQVVNVNIKPEESAARADDARTVMKAKFSIKMKTLEQLPQSLEHIRRNSHVISIETQNWNFHNQDMAKRDIAQ
- the bcp gene encoding thioredoxin-dependent thiol peroxidase, encoding MAQVQIGQPVPDFTLPDSNGNEISLGGFRGQPVVLYFYPKDMTPGCTAESCDFRDAHADFSGAGAVVLGISPDPVKSHEKFAAKFGLPFPLLADTDHKVCELFDVWKEKSMYGKKYMGVERSTFLVDKHGTLVKEWRKVKVAGHVAEVLNEIKKLAGK
- a CDS encoding PIN domain-containing protein: MEKLILDSDVVINWLTAEQETISGKPLWVAPATILELGERKAIQNELSFISLMEVRYALRRKKRWPQEEIESDLRRLQLIMTWIAPEAADVQQANSLQCEESLDPFDSLILAQAIGRDGQLITRDSAFAAIARKYVPVFTPEAYIDQCLLE
- a CDS encoding AbrB/MazE/SpoVT family DNA-binding domain-containing protein, which produces MPEYSTLSSKGQLVIPKKIREAANFQPGDQLELTWQGERLEIRKIRKTAAKPEPSLVRELLGKYAATDEREREEENARLRALREHLYGKIDS